Proteins encoded together in one Acanthochromis polyacanthus isolate Apoly-LR-REF ecotype Palm Island chromosome 12, KAUST_Apoly_ChrSc, whole genome shotgun sequence window:
- the pmvk gene encoding phosphomevalonate kinase → MDLPESSEVPQLVLVFSGKRKSGKDFVTDRIQQRLGSEVCCILRLSGPLKQQYAQEHGLDLDQLLGSGPYKERYRADMIHWGETRRLQDPGFFCRLATRGARQPVWVVSDARRLSDLQWFQSKFPRQTQCVRVQSSEETRTQRGWSFTAGVDDAESECGLDSGVQFDWIITNDGDAPSLDEQLQPVLKLAEEASSSISRS, encoded by the exons ATGGACCTTCCTGAGAGTTCTGAGGTTCCTCAGCTGGTTCTGGTGTTCAGTGGGAAGAGGAAGTCGGGGAAGGATTTTGTGACGGACCGGATTCAGCAGCG TTTGGGCTCTGAGGTCTGCTGCATCCTGCGACTGTCGGGACCACTGAAGCAGCAGTATGCTCAG GAACATGGTCTGGATCTGGACCAGCTGCTGGGTTCTGGTCCTTACAAGGAGCGTTACCGGGCTGACATGATCCACTGGGGAGAGACTCGGCGCCTCCAGGATCCTGGATTCTTCTGTCGCCTGGCAACCAGAGGGGCCCGGCAACCTGTGTGG GTGGTGAGTGATGCTCGGCGGTTGTCAGATCTGCAGTGGTTCCAGTCCAAGTTTCCCCGACAGACTCAGTGTGTGAGAGTCCAAAGTTCAGAAGAGACCAGGACACAGAGGGGGTGGAGCTTCACCGCAG GTGTGGATGATGCTGAGTCAGAGTGCGGGTTGGACAGCGGTGTACAGTTTGATTGGATCATCACTAACGATGGAGACGCTCCCTCGTTAGACGAACAGCTGCAGCCAGTCCTAAAGCTGGCAGAGGAAGCATCATCATCCATCAGTCGCAGCTGA
- the decr1 gene encoding 2,4-dienoyl-CoA reductase, mitochondrial, with protein sequence MAAATFWRKSQFLAAKQTSPLRSWFHRCAVLQSDEPPQLKFFKPLEDAMLPAGSFNNKVAFITGGGTGLGRAMTTTLSALGAQCVIASRKLDILQQTAEEISSQTGNKVHAVQCDVKDPQAVSRCVDQMEALTGLPDVIINNAAGNFVCPSERLSPNAWKSITDIVLNGTAFVTLELGKRLIQNQKGASFLAITTIYAKSGSGFVVPSASAKAGVEALYKSLASEWGRYGHRFNIIQPGPIKTKGAFSRLDPTGSFEKHMLDRIPVGRLGKPGEIANLAAYMSSDYATWMSGAVIRLDGGEYVLMAGEFNELRRVTPDQWKIMEAMIRSTKGS encoded by the exons ATGGCAGCAGCGACGTTTTGGAGAAAATCGCAGTTTTTAGCGGCAAAACAGACATCACCTCTGCGC TCATGGTTCCACCGTTGTGCAGTTCTTCAGTCCGATGAGCCTCCTCAGTTGAAGTTCTTCAAGCCGCTTGAAGATGCCATGCTGCCAGCAGGAAGCTTCAACAACAAAGTGGCGTTCATCACGGGCGGAGGGACGGGTCTGGGCAGGGCCATGACCACCACGCTGTCCGCACTCGGAGCACAGTGTGTCATCGCcagcag gAAGTTGGACATCCTGCAGCAGACAGCCGAAGAGATCAGCAGCCAGACTGGAAACAAG gtcCACGCAGTGCAGTGTGATGTCAAAGACCCTCAAGCCGTCTCTCGCTGTGTTGACCAGATGGAGGCTCTGACCGGATTACCTGAC GTGATCATCAACAACGCAGCAGGAAactttgtctgtccgtctgaaCGTTTGTCGCCAAACGCTTGGAAGAGCATCACTGATATTGTTCTGAATGGAACCGCATTCGTCACTCTGGAGCTGGGAAAGAGACTGATCCAGAACCAAAAAG GAGCTTCCTTCCTCGCCATCACCACCATCTACGCCAAGTCTGGTTCTGGATTTGTGGTTCCGAGTGCATCAGCGAAAGCCGGAGTTGAGGCGCTCTACAA GTCTCTGGCTTCAGAGTGGGGGCGCTATGGCCACAGGTTCAACATCATCCAACCTGGGCCAATCAAAACAAAG GGGGCATTCAGCCGTCTGGATCCAACCGGAAGTTTTGAGAAACACATGCTGGATCGCATCCCAGTGGGTCGACTCGGAAAACCAGGAGAAATCGCAAACCTGGCAGCGTACATGAGCAGCGACTACGCCACCTGGATGTCCGGAGCA gtgATTCGGTTAGATGGAGGAGAATACGTGTTGATGGCAGGAGAGTTCAACGAGCTGCGCAGG GTGACTCCGGATCAATGGAAAATAATGGAGGCGATGATCAGAAGCACTAAAGGATCTTAA
- the LOC110963815 gene encoding tropomyosin alpha-4 chain-like isoform X2: MSGGVNSIDAVKKKIKVLQDQAEKAEERAETLQKEVEKEKRSREEAEAEVTALSRRMQLNEENLDRAQERLATALHKLDEVEKAADESERGMKVIENRALKDEEKMELLEVQLREAKQIAEEADRKYEEVARKLVIVEGELERAEDKAEHAESKSRELEEELKTVFTSSKSLEAQSEKYCQKEDRYEEEIRSLSNKLKEAENRAEFAERTVAKLEKTIDDLEDSLTSARNANMELQATLNQTMEELNSC, translated from the exons atgAGTGGAGGTGTGAACAGCATCGATGCCGTGAAGAAGAAGATCAAGGTTCTGCAGGATCAGGCGGAGAAGGCTGAGGAGCGAGCAGAGACGCTGCAGAAGGAggtggagaaggagaagaggagcCGAGAGGAG GCGGAGGCTGAGGTCACAGCTCTGAGCCGACGCATGCAGCTCAATGAGGAGAATCTGGACCGAGCTCAGGAGAGACTCGCTACAGCGCTGCACAAACTGGACGAGGTGGAGAAGGCTGCCGACGAGAGCGAGAG AGGGATGAAGGTGATCGAGAACAGAGCTCTGAAGGACGAAGAGAagatggagctgctggaggttcAGCTGAGGGAGGCCAAACAGATCGCTGAGGAGGCCGACCGCAAGTATGAGGAG GTGGCTCGTAAACTGGTGATTGTGGAAGGAGAGCTGGAACGAGCTGAAGACAAAGCTGAGCATGCCGAGAG TAAGAGTcgggagctggaggaggagctgaaaaCTGTCTTCACTAGTTCAAAGTCTCTGGAGGCCCAATCTGAAAAG TACTGTCAGAAGGAGGACAGGTATGAGGAGGAGATCAGGAGCCTGAGCAACAAGCTGAAGGAG GCTGAGAACAGAGCTGAGTTTGCTGAGCGTACTGTGGCAAAACTGGAGAAAACCATCGACGATCTGGAAG ACTCTCTGACTTCAGCCAGAAACGCCAACATGGAGCTTCAGGCGACGCTGAATCAGACGATGGAGGAGCTGAACTCCTGCTGA
- the LOC110963815 gene encoding tropomyosin alpha-3 chain-like isoform X1: MSGGVNSIDAVKKKIKVLQDQAEKAEERAETLQKEVEKEKRSREEAEAEVTALSRRMQLNEENLDRAQERLATALHKLDEVEKAADESERGMKVIENRALKDEEKMELLEVQLREAKQIAEEADRKYEEVARKLVIVEGELERAEDKAEHAESKVRRLEEQLRSFDHSLKSLQASEDKYCQKEDRYEEEIRSLSNKLKEAENRAEFAERTVAKLEKTIDDLEDSLTSARNANMELQATLNQTMEELNSC, encoded by the exons atgAGTGGAGGTGTGAACAGCATCGATGCCGTGAAGAAGAAGATCAAGGTTCTGCAGGATCAGGCGGAGAAGGCTGAGGAGCGAGCAGAGACGCTGCAGAAGGAggtggagaaggagaagaggagcCGAGAGGAG GCGGAGGCTGAGGTCACAGCTCTGAGCCGACGCATGCAGCTCAATGAGGAGAATCTGGACCGAGCTCAGGAGAGACTCGCTACAGCGCTGCACAAACTGGACGAGGTGGAGAAGGCTGCCGACGAGAGCGAGAG AGGGATGAAGGTGATCGAGAACAGAGCTCTGAAGGACGAAGAGAagatggagctgctggaggttcAGCTGAGGGAGGCCAAACAGATCGCTGAGGAGGCCGACCGCAAGTATGAGGAG GTGGCTCGTAAACTGGTGATTGTGGAAGGAGAGCTGGAACGAGCTGAAGACAAAGCTGAGCATGCCGAGAG TAAGGTTCGGAGgctggaggagcagctgaggAGCTTCGACCACTCACTGAAGAGCCTGCAGGCGTCTGAGGACAAG TACTGTCAGAAGGAGGACAGGTATGAGGAGGAGATCAGGAGCCTGAGCAACAAGCTGAAGGAG GCTGAGAACAGAGCTGAGTTTGCTGAGCGTACTGTGGCAAAACTGGAGAAAACCATCGACGATCTGGAAG ACTCTCTGACTTCAGCCAGAAACGCCAACATGGAGCTTCAGGCGACGCTGAATCAGACGATGGAGGAGCTGAACTCCTGCTGA